A genomic segment from Nitrospira sp. encodes:
- a CDS encoding ParA-like protein yields MAVIVSIGSGKGGVGKSVMAANLAMLLAREGKQVVLADLDVGGADAHILFGMLHPPLTLTDFIERQAERLQDVLQPVSAHPFLQLIPGTGETLATANLPYAKKKRLIRHFRQLQADVIIVDIGAGTSYHALDFFLMADHYLTVATPDPTSVLDLYRFIKLAAIRRVLSAFLSRDAVSETLSDRDFASIEEVIQTVGDTSPDAREIATRTLQGFQPHLILNRVSGKSRINVLQLKKLLREYVGGDLTMLGEIPDDSAMTRAVRSYLPVVEFEPTAPASLALEKTAQALLNILIRPMPSPAEHLPSREQAA; encoded by the coding sequence ATGGCTGTCATCGTTTCGATCGGATCGGGAAAGGGCGGCGTGGGAAAGAGCGTCATGGCCGCCAACTTGGCCATGTTGCTTGCCCGAGAGGGAAAGCAGGTCGTGTTGGCCGATCTCGATGTGGGCGGTGCCGATGCGCACATCCTGTTCGGCATGTTGCACCCTCCCCTCACCTTGACCGACTTCATCGAGCGCCAGGCCGAGCGTCTCCAAGACGTGCTGCAGCCGGTCTCGGCGCATCCCTTCCTCCAGTTGATTCCCGGTACGGGAGAGACATTGGCGACCGCCAACCTTCCGTATGCCAAAAAAAAGCGGCTCATCCGCCACTTCAGGCAACTTCAGGCCGATGTGATCATCGTCGATATCGGCGCCGGGACGAGTTATCACGCGCTGGACTTTTTTCTCATGGCCGACCACTACCTCACGGTGGCCACACCGGATCCGACGTCGGTTCTCGATCTCTACCGATTCATCAAACTCGCTGCGATCCGCCGCGTCCTGTCGGCATTTTTATCGCGGGATGCCGTCAGCGAGACACTCTCCGACCGCGACTTCGCCAGCATCGAGGAAGTCATTCAGACCGTAGGAGACACGAGTCCCGATGCCAGGGAGATTGCGACAAGGACGCTGCAGGGGTTCCAACCGCACCTCATCCTCAACCGAGTGTCCGGCAAGTCGCGGATCAACGTGTTGCAGTTAAAGAAACTGTTGAGAGAATATGTCGGCGGGGACCTGACCATGCTGGGCGAGATTCCGGATGACTCGGCTATGACGCGTGCCGTCCGCAGCTATCTTCCGGTCGTGGAGTTCGAGCCGACTGCACCGGCGTCACTGGCCTTGGAAAAAACGGCTCAAGCCTTGCTCAATATTTTGATCCGCCCGATGCCCTCGCCTGCCGAGCATCTTCCGTCACGCGAACAAGCCGCCTGA
- a CDS encoding Chemotaxis protein methyltransferase CheR, with the protein MTDTNTVKKTDVPEPKLKVDTFKHLRDLIYEQTGIHFQENKIYLLENRLQPRLKACRCLTFESYLNYLRFDAYRDREFTELYTVITTNETYFFRDEAQLDTFMKVMIPEVMKTNAATKQIRIWSAACSTGDEPYTLALLLREHPPLSGWTIDILATDISENVLSVARTASYSSHSLRKVPPTMLAKYFTGTKEQHTLVPQVRDMVRFMTVNLYDRPRLKLIRGMDIVFCRNCLIYFDDKAKAQIVSDLRDALRPKGYLMIGFSETLHVAAGLFRTIHAGRSVIHEKQ; encoded by the coding sequence ATGACCGACACGAATACGGTGAAGAAAACGGATGTGCCGGAGCCCAAGCTGAAGGTCGACACCTTCAAGCACCTGCGGGACCTGATCTATGAACAGACCGGTATCCACTTCCAGGAAAACAAGATCTACCTGCTGGAAAATCGGTTACAACCTCGATTGAAAGCCTGCCGCTGCCTGACGTTCGAAAGTTATCTCAACTACTTGCGCTTCGACGCGTACCGCGACCGTGAATTCACCGAACTGTACACGGTCATTACCACCAATGAGACCTATTTCTTCCGCGATGAGGCACAGCTCGATACGTTCATGAAGGTCATGATTCCAGAGGTCATGAAAACCAACGCGGCGACCAAACAAATTCGTATTTGGAGTGCCGCCTGCTCCACCGGAGACGAACCCTATACCTTGGCATTGCTGCTGCGCGAGCACCCTCCGCTGTCCGGATGGACCATCGATATTTTGGCGACGGATATCAGTGAAAATGTTCTGTCGGTCGCGAGGACCGCCAGTTACAGTTCGCATTCGCTCCGTAAGGTTCCTCCGACCATGTTGGCGAAATATTTCACCGGCACGAAAGAACAGCACACGCTCGTCCCCCAGGTGAGGGACATGGTGCGATTCATGACGGTGAACCTGTACGACCGTCCCCGCCTCAAATTGATACGCGGGATGGACATCGTCTTTTGCCGCAACTGCCTCATCTACTTCGACGACAAGGCCAAAGCCCAGATCGTCTCAGACTTACGCGATGCCTTGCGTCCCAAAGGATATTTGATGATCGGGTTTTCGGAAACGTTACATGTCGCAGCCGGACTGTTCCGGACCATTCATGCGGGCCGTTCCGTCATTCACGAGAAACAGTAA